One window from the genome of Paenibacillus sp. encodes:
- a CDS encoding ABC transporter permease gives MVVKGPEVGRDGWAANGLLRVAQTIRKAGRHKELPIFLALVTLCAVISTLSPYFLTWQNIFNVLRQFSVIAILAVGQGLVIITGGIDLSVGALLGLMGVLAAMLTAAGLPAALVFPLTLAFGCAAGMISGLLITKVRINPFIVTLGMMSVARGTSLLLTGGMPVSIDGGITFLGGGHVGMVPVSVLIMFAVAVCGYIFTTRTLPGRNIYAIGNNERAARLSGIPTDRMKVMVYAIMGALCALCGMIVSGTLNTAEPAAGTGYELDVIAAVVIGGASLSGGKGSIAGIVMGAAIMGVMRNGFVLLQVSAYWQVVTIGLVIIGAVALDSIKNRNAK, from the coding sequence TTGGTCGTTAAAGGACCGGAGGTAGGGCGGGACGGCTGGGCGGCGAACGGGCTGCTGCGGGTCGCGCAAACGATACGGAAGGCGGGGAGACACAAGGAACTCCCGATTTTCCTCGCCTTGGTAACGCTGTGCGCGGTCATTTCGACGCTAAGTCCTTACTTTTTAACCTGGCAAAATATTTTCAACGTACTTCGACAGTTTTCTGTCATCGCGATTTTGGCGGTCGGCCAAGGGCTCGTCATCATTACAGGCGGGATCGATTTATCCGTGGGCGCTTTGCTGGGGCTGATGGGGGTGCTCGCGGCGATGCTGACCGCGGCGGGACTGCCGGCGGCGCTCGTATTCCCGCTGACGCTCGCGTTCGGCTGCGCCGCCGGCATGATCAGCGGACTCCTAATCACGAAGGTGCGCATCAACCCGTTCATCGTAACGCTCGGTATGATGAGCGTCGCCCGCGGAACGTCGCTGCTGCTGACGGGGGGGATGCCGGTGTCGATCGACGGCGGCATCACGTTCCTCGGCGGTGGCCATGTCGGCATGGTACCGGTGTCAGTGCTGATTATGTTCGCGGTCGCCGTGTGCGGATACATTTTCACGACGCGCACCCTGCCCGGCAGAAATATTTACGCGATCGGCAATAACGAACGCGCGGCGCGGCTGTCGGGCATCCCGACCGACCGGATGAAGGTGATGGTGTACGCCATCATGGGCGCATTGTGCGCGTTGTGCGGCATGATCGTATCCGGCACGCTGAACACGGCGGAGCCGGCGGCCGGGACCGGGTACGAGCTGGACGTCATCGCGGCGGTCGTCATCGGCGGCGCCAGTTTGTCCGGCGGCAAAGGCTCCATCGCGGGCATCGTGATGGGCGCCGCGATTATGGGGGTCATGCGCAACGGGTTCGTCCTGCTGCAGGTTTCCGCCTACTGGCAGGTCGTCACGATCGGGTTGGTCATTATCGGCGCCGTTGCGCTGGATAGCATTAAGAATCGCAACGCGAAGTAA
- a CDS encoding sugar ABC transporter substrate-binding protein: MKKWMTRIAAAALALALIAGCSNAANPSAGEPEESKAEGANASQMETAVPTVEPPKGANVAAVGQLPEKPLRIAFLSFQNNPFWFPVRDGANAAKEYLKHYNTTVDYVVMGDDLTADRVVSAMETAIAQQYDAIVVVPIFDGTEVVINKAIDAGIPVMTVIAEGAKPSKRLAFMGQDAYAAGELAGQTIEKLTEGSGKVGVITGVFGATQHEKRMNGALDYLAANVPGIEIVGKYENRDKAETAYSLTKDMITAHPDLKIVYVTAGGPFGAAKAIQDLGLTGKVKVVAYDHIPENVKYVRSGEIAAAIAQDPFGQGFDSTVLMYNYLVAGEKPESDFLPVKLDVLTPDNVDELFPE, from the coding sequence ATGAAAAAGTGGATGACAAGGATTGCGGCCGCGGCGCTCGCGCTCGCGTTGATCGCCGGCTGCTCCAACGCGGCGAATCCGAGCGCGGGCGAACCGGAAGAATCGAAGGCGGAAGGCGCGAACGCTTCGCAGATGGAAACGGCGGTGCCGACGGTCGAGCCGCCGAAGGGCGCCAACGTGGCAGCGGTCGGGCAGCTTCCCGAGAAACCGCTCCGCATCGCGTTCCTGTCGTTCCAGAACAATCCGTTCTGGTTCCCGGTTCGCGACGGCGCCAATGCGGCGAAGGAATATTTAAAGCATTACAACACGACCGTCGATTACGTCGTCATGGGGGACGATTTGACGGCCGACCGCGTCGTATCCGCCATGGAGACGGCCATCGCGCAGCAGTACGACGCCATCGTCGTCGTGCCGATCTTCGACGGCACGGAAGTCGTGATCAATAAGGCGATCGACGCCGGCATCCCGGTCATGACCGTCATCGCCGAAGGCGCGAAGCCGAGCAAACGCCTTGCGTTCATGGGGCAAGACGCGTACGCCGCCGGCGAACTCGCGGGCCAAACGATCGAGAAATTGACGGAAGGCAGCGGCAAGGTCGGCGTCATTACCGGCGTCTTCGGCGCGACGCAGCACGAGAAGCGGATGAACGGGGCGCTCGATTACCTCGCGGCGAACGTGCCGGGCATCGAGATCGTAGGCAAGTACGAAAATCGCGACAAAGCGGAGACGGCGTATTCGCTCACGAAAGATATGATTACGGCGCATCCGGATTTGAAAATCGTCTACGTGACGGCGGGCGGGCCGTTCGGCGCGGCGAAAGCGATTCAAGACCTTGGGCTGACCGGCAAAGTGAAGGTCGTCGCGTACGACCATATCCCGGAGAACGTCAAATACGTCCGAAGCGGGGAAATCGCGGCGGCGATCGCGCAGGACCCGTTCGGCCAAGGCTTCGATTCGACTGTTCTGATGTATAACTATCTCGTCGCGGGCGAGAAGCCGGAGAGCGATTTCCTGCCGGTGAAGCTGGACGTGCTGACGCCTGATAACGTCGACGAGCTGTTCCCAGAGTAA
- a CDS encoding sugar ABC transporter ATP-binding protein, which produces MKSDLLLRTNRISKSFPGVKALEDLNLEVARGEVHAVVGENGAGKSTLMNILSGVYSPDEGSIVFDGKETSLRSPRQAQELGIAMIHQELSLATNVSVMENVFIGRLRRNALGFIRYREMHSACRELLDSIGIDDIEPDQMVEELSVSKMQMVEIAKALSMNAKLLIMDEPTASLTKKETDLLLKLIGELKRRGVSVLYISHRMEEIFAISDTITVLRDGKQIATLPAASTSPNELVSLMVGRAFDKTFQRTYASVRPGAEPVLRTEGLTHGSKVVGCDLKVYPGEIVALTGLVGAGRSELAQTIFGVHRKDAGRIWLNGREADIRSARDALRHGIALLPEGRKIQGIFADMSVRENMTIAALRSFLSGGFVDGGREREAAESYVESLGIRTTGLEKEIKLLSGGNQQKAIFARCLLTKPKLLLLDEPTHGVDVGAKAEIYAIIDRLAQEGVAIVLISSELPEVLTLADRILVMREGRIVAELAHGEATQERIMSFATGDAAGAERNAG; this is translated from the coding sequence ATGAAGAGCGACCTGCTGCTCCGAACGAACCGCATATCGAAGTCGTTCCCCGGCGTGAAAGCGTTGGAGGATCTCAACCTGGAGGTGGCCAGGGGAGAGGTGCACGCGGTCGTCGGGGAGAACGGAGCGGGCAAATCGACGCTGATGAACATTCTCTCCGGCGTCTATTCTCCCGATGAAGGCAGCATTGTCTTCGACGGAAAGGAAACGTCTCTGCGCAGTCCGCGGCAGGCGCAAGAGCTCGGCATCGCGATGATTCATCAGGAGCTCTCCCTTGCGACCAACGTTAGCGTAATGGAAAACGTCTTCATCGGACGGCTGCGGCGGAACGCCCTCGGGTTCATCCGGTACCGCGAGATGCATTCCGCCTGCCGCGAGCTGCTCGACAGCATCGGCATCGACGATATCGAGCCCGATCAGATGGTCGAGGAGCTCAGCGTTTCCAAAATGCAGATGGTCGAAATCGCGAAGGCGCTGTCCATGAACGCTAAGCTGCTCATCATGGACGAACCGACGGCGTCGCTCACGAAGAAAGAAACGGATTTGCTGCTGAAGCTGATCGGGGAGCTGAAACGGCGGGGCGTCTCCGTCCTCTACATCTCCCACCGCATGGAGGAGATATTCGCGATCTCCGACACCATCACGGTGCTGCGGGACGGCAAGCAGATCGCCACGCTGCCGGCCGCGTCGACGAGCCCGAACGAGCTCGTCTCCCTGATGGTCGGCAGGGCGTTCGACAAGACGTTCCAGCGGACGTACGCGTCCGTCCGTCCCGGCGCGGAGCCGGTGCTGCGCACGGAAGGCTTGACGCACGGCTCCAAGGTCGTCGGCTGCGACCTCAAGGTGTATCCGGGCGAAATCGTCGCGCTGACCGGACTGGTCGGAGCGGGGCGCTCGGAGCTGGCCCAGACGATCTTCGGCGTCCATCGGAAAGATGCGGGACGCATCTGGCTGAACGGGCGGGAGGCGGACATCCGCTCCGCCCGGGACGCGCTTCGGCACGGCATCGCGCTGCTGCCGGAGGGGCGGAAAATTCAAGGCATCTTCGCCGACATGTCGGTCAGAGAAAACATGACGATCGCGGCGCTCCGCAGCTTCCTGAGCGGCGGCTTCGTCGACGGGGGGAGGGAGCGCGAAGCGGCGGAGAGTTACGTGGAGTCGCTGGGCATCCGGACGACCGGATTGGAGAAGGAGATCAAATTGCTGAGCGGCGGCAACCAGCAGAAGGCCATCTTCGCCCGCTGCCTCCTGACGAAGCCGAAGCTGCTGCTGCTGGACGAACCGACGCACGGCGTCGACGTGGGGGCGAAGGCGGAAATTTACGCCATCATCGATCGATTGGCGCAGGAGGGCGTCGCGATCGTGCTCATTTCCTCCGAGCTGCCCGAGGTGCTGACGCTGGCCGACCGGATCCTGGTCATGCGCGAAGGGCGCATCGTCGCGGAGCTCGCGCACGGCGAGGCGACGCAGGAGCGCATCATGAGCTTCGCCACCGGCGACGCCGCGGGCGCCGAACGAAACGCCGGATGA
- a CDS encoding aldose 1-epimerase, with product MSRYEVVSVTKGVHRAFALRDAERDAVAELAPDIGCNLYRFDVGGVPLLQPPESLEQLRRETFADFKYGTPILFPPNRVKNGEFRFRERTYKLPLNEPPDHHLHGEICSRAWEVAETGASDEDGAWITCRFRYAEHADLMAYFPHPLVFTVTYRLLDGELSMEASVENAGADEAPFAFGLHPYFALPFGQGEAIELQLPAEREWPVTNFAFVTGLPAETPLCGELWGGIDLNAFPPLGVALIEFPGGGGSEAACRIRMPGLGRTLLYKVGRGFPYVVLFRPDWAPAFSLEPYTYVTDAFNLPYDAALTGARGIGPGETLRFSTALALET from the coding sequence ATGAGCCGTTATGAGGTTGTATCGGTTACGAAAGGCGTTCATCGAGCATTCGCGCTACGCGACGCGGAGCGGGACGCCGTAGCGGAGCTGGCGCCCGACATCGGCTGCAATCTGTACCGCTTCGACGTTGGAGGGGTCCCGCTGCTGCAGCCGCCGGAAAGCTTGGAGCAGCTAAGGCGCGAGACGTTCGCGGATTTCAAATACGGCACGCCGATTTTGTTTCCGCCGAACCGAGTGAAGAACGGGGAATTTCGATTCCGGGAGCGGACCTACAAGCTGCCGCTGAACGAGCCGCCGGATCATCATTTGCACGGGGAAATATGCTCGCGGGCGTGGGAGGTGGCGGAGACGGGCGCGTCGGACGAAGACGGAGCGTGGATCACGTGCCGTTTTCGTTACGCGGAGCATGCCGATCTCATGGCGTATTTCCCGCATCCGCTCGTCTTTACGGTCACGTACCGGCTCCTCGACGGCGAGCTGTCGATGGAGGCGAGCGTCGAGAACGCCGGCGCCGACGAAGCGCCGTTCGCCTTCGGCCTGCATCCGTATTTCGCGCTGCCGTTCGGTCAAGGCGAGGCGATCGAGCTGCAGCTGCCGGCGGAGCGGGAGTGGCCCGTCACGAATTTCGCCTTCGTCACGGGGCTGCCGGCCGAGACGCCGCTGTGCGGCGAGCTGTGGGGAGGCATCGATTTGAACGCGTTCCCGCCGCTCGGCGTCGCGCTGATCGAGTTTCCCGGCGGCGGCGGCTCGGAGGCGGCGTGCCGCATTCGGATGCCCGGGCTCGGCCGCACGCTTCTTTATAAGGTAGGCCGCGGGTTCCCGTACGTCGTGCTGTTTCGCCCCGATTGGGCGCCCGCCTTTTCCTTAGAGCCGTACACGTATGTCACCGACGCATTCAATCTCCCGTACGATGCCGCGCTGACCGGCGCGAGAGGCATCGGCCCGGGGGAGACGCTCCGCTTCTCTACGGCGCTCGCACTCGAAACGTAA
- a CDS encoding Gfo/Idh/MocA family oxidoreductase yields MAAIDLDLRIDPEMPRRKDFRIGCIGSGFIMRDCHLVAYRDAGFNPYAITSRTAANARAAAELRGIPNVYDTWEELILDPQVEILDIAVPPDRQLDIVRAAVKQPHIKGILCQKPLAMNMREAREIVELCEGAGVKLGVNSNMRYDQSIRALKTILERGYLGEPVLATIEMRAIPHWQDFLHKYEQIEILNMGIHHIDAFRYLFGDPEKVTAVTRRDPRTKFKHIDGISQYTFQYANELMATSLDDVWAWPGEGVEKDIYIKWRVEGLDGVAQGTIGWPSYPERTPSTLEFTTRQAPNQWFRPTWDRVWFPDAFQGTMAQLLRAVEADAEPEIGGRDNLYTIALVDACYKSIAEERTVAFAELTAELALT; encoded by the coding sequence GTGGCGGCAATAGATTTGGATTTGCGCATCGATCCGGAAATGCCCCGGCGCAAAGATTTCCGCATCGGATGCATCGGCTCCGGCTTTATTATGCGGGATTGTCATTTGGTCGCGTATCGGGACGCCGGGTTCAACCCGTACGCGATTACCTCGAGAACGGCGGCGAACGCGCGAGCGGCGGCGGAGCTGCGGGGCATTCCGAACGTGTACGACACTTGGGAAGAGCTGATTCTTGATCCGCAGGTCGAAATTTTGGACATCGCGGTGCCGCCGGACCGCCAGCTCGACATCGTTCGGGCCGCCGTCAAGCAGCCGCATATTAAGGGTATTTTGTGCCAAAAGCCGCTCGCGATGAACATGCGAGAAGCGCGGGAAATCGTCGAGCTGTGCGAAGGGGCTGGCGTCAAACTCGGCGTCAACTCCAACATGCGCTACGACCAGTCGATCCGGGCGCTCAAGACGATTTTGGAACGCGGCTATTTGGGCGAGCCGGTGCTGGCGACGATCGAGATGCGGGCGATCCCGCATTGGCAGGACTTCCTGCATAAATACGAGCAAATCGAAATCTTGAACATGGGCATCCACCACATCGATGCGTTCCGCTATTTGTTCGGCGATCCGGAGAAGGTGACCGCCGTGACGCGGCGCGATCCGCGCACGAAGTTCAAGCATATCGACGGGATCAGCCAATATACGTTCCAGTACGCGAACGAGCTGATGGCGACGAGCCTCGACGATGTGTGGGCGTGGCCGGGCGAAGGCGTCGAGAAGGACATTTACATCAAGTGGCGGGTCGAAGGGCTGGACGGCGTGGCGCAGGGGACGATCGGCTGGCCGAGTTATCCGGAGCGGACGCCGAGCACGCTCGAATTTACAACGCGTCAGGCGCCGAATCAATGGTTCCGCCCGACGTGGGATCGCGTATGGTTCCCCGATGCGTTCCAAGGCACGATGGCGCAGCTGCTCCGCGCGGTCGAAGCGGATGCCGAGCCGGAAATCGGCGGCCGCGACAACCTGTACACCATTGCGCTCGTGGACGCTTGCTACAAATCTATCGCCGAAGAGCGGACCGTCGCGTTCGCCGAACTGACAGCCGAGCTTGCATTGACCTGA
- a CDS encoding sugar phosphate isomerase/epimerase: MISVGIFNGYYPYTLAETIAKIKNDGFSCVQLDLSFKDMDLSFESLTREKAHIIRDAFRDANLPIVCISGYTNIIHPDPVKREENVNGLKTLLKFARDLGSPYVISETGTFNTESDWVWDPKNGTEEAYQIVCEQIEDLAKFAYDHGAMFLVENYVNNVIGSVDQLARLFSDVNHPGLGLLMDPTNYFTDTNIGHVDEEINRIFNTLGDRIKIAHAKDCKPAEDTSEKHAAIDAVESHTFRGAGAVELPAPGLGILNYDLYLQRLSKLHPNIPIIIEHLDESDIPRAKRFLDDKLKKNGC; encoded by the coding sequence ATGATTTCTGTCGGTATTTTTAACGGGTATTACCCCTACACGCTGGCCGAGACGATCGCGAAAATCAAGAACGACGGCTTTTCCTGCGTGCAGCTCGATCTGTCGTTCAAGGACATGGATTTGTCGTTCGAATCGCTCACCCGCGAGAAGGCGCACATCATCCGCGACGCGTTCCGGGACGCGAACTTGCCGATCGTCTGCATCTCCGGCTACACGAACATCATTCATCCGGATCCGGTTAAGCGCGAGGAGAACGTGAACGGACTGAAGACGTTGCTGAAATTCGCGCGCGATCTCGGTTCGCCGTACGTCATCAGCGAGACGGGCACGTTCAACACGGAGAGCGACTGGGTGTGGGATCCGAAGAACGGCACGGAGGAAGCGTACCAAATCGTCTGCGAGCAGATCGAGGATCTCGCCAAATTCGCCTACGACCACGGCGCGATGTTCCTCGTTGAGAACTACGTCAACAACGTCATCGGCTCCGTCGACCAGCTCGCGCGCTTGTTCTCGGACGTCAACCATCCGGGCCTCGGCTTGCTGATGGATCCGACCAACTATTTCACGGACACGAATATCGGGCATGTCGACGAAGAGATCAACCGGATCTTCAACACGCTCGGCGACCGGATCAAAATCGCGCACGCGAAAGACTGCAAGCCGGCCGAGGACACGTCGGAGAAGCATGCGGCGATCGACGCGGTCGAGTCGCACACGTTCCGCGGCGCGGGCGCGGTCGAGCTGCCGGCCCCGGGCCTCGGCATCCTGAACTACGATCTGTACCTGCAGCGCCTCTCCAAGCTGCATCCGAACATCCCGATCATTATCGAACATTTGGACGAATCGGACATTCCGCGGGCGAAGCGGTTCCTCGACGACAAATTGAAGAAGAACGGCTGCTGA
- a CDS encoding fatty acid desaturase family protein gives MAVTALKKRDYSITGPENQRAAERGLASAEWYATPIPRQRMKELMKRRNGPAIRDTIIWFGGLAVLGYLGYLSWGTWWAIPAFLAYGILYATPGDSRWHECGHGTAFKTPWMNEVIYQIASFMVLRSATPWRWSHARHHTDTIIVGRDPEIITERPPIWKVLLLEIFHLYGGPIELKRFFLHTFGKLETAEKEYIPASEHRKVFWEARVYMLILLAVIDACVYMGSILPAMYVFLPSFYGAVVVILFGITQHLGLYEDVLDHRLNTRTIYMNPIFRFLYWNMNYHVEHHMFPMVPYHALPKLHEEMKADCPEARRGLLAALKEVVTALLRQRKDPSYVVVKPLPPTARPYLFGTVQYEKHDVNLRRDIG, from the coding sequence ATGGCGGTCACTGCACTGAAGAAAAGAGATTACAGCATTACCGGCCCTGAAAATCAGCGCGCCGCGGAGCGGGGGCTGGCTTCGGCCGAGTGGTACGCGACGCCGATTCCGCGGCAGCGCATGAAGGAGTTGATGAAGCGCCGCAACGGCCCCGCGATCCGGGATACGATCATTTGGTTCGGCGGGCTCGCCGTGCTCGGGTACCTGGGGTACTTGTCCTGGGGCACGTGGTGGGCGATTCCCGCGTTTCTCGCGTACGGCATCTTGTATGCGACGCCGGGCGACTCGCGCTGGCACGAATGCGGGCACGGAACGGCGTTCAAGACGCCTTGGATGAACGAGGTCATTTACCAGATCGCATCGTTCATGGTGCTCCGGTCCGCTACGCCGTGGCGGTGGAGCCATGCGCGGCATCATACCGATACGATTATCGTTGGGCGCGACCCGGAAATCATCACGGAGCGTCCGCCGATCTGGAAGGTGCTGCTGCTCGAAATTTTCCATTTGTATGGCGGTCCGATCGAGCTGAAGCGGTTTTTCCTGCACACGTTCGGCAAGCTGGAAACCGCCGAGAAGGAGTACATTCCGGCGTCCGAGCACCGCAAGGTGTTTTGGGAAGCGCGGGTGTATATGCTGATTTTGCTCGCGGTCATCGACGCATGCGTGTATATGGGCAGCATTTTGCCGGCGATGTACGTGTTTCTGCCGTCGTTTTACGGCGCGGTCGTCGTCATCCTGTTCGGCATTACGCAGCATTTGGGGCTGTACGAGGACGTGCTCGACCATCGACTGAATACGCGGACCATTTATATGAACCCGATTTTTCGCTTTCTGTATTGGAACATGAACTACCATGTGGAGCACCATATGTTCCCGATGGTGCCATATCATGCGCTGCCGAAGCTGCACGAAGAGATGAAGGCGGATTGCCCGGAGGCGCGCAGAGGGCTGCTCGCCGCATTGAAGGAAGTCGTAACGGCGCTCCTGCGCCAGCGGAAGGATCCTTCGTACGTCGTCGTGAAGCCGCTGCCGCCGACCGCGCGGCCGTATTTGTTCGGCACTGTGCAGTATGAGAAACACGACGTCAACTTGAGGAGGGACATCGGATGA
- a CDS encoding MocE family 2Fe-2S type ferredoxin, whose protein sequence is MSEWVKVCEAGDIEEEDVIRFDHGDRTFAVYRTEDGSYYATDGFCTHERVHLANGLVMGSTIECPKHNGRFDIPTGAAKRAPVCVDLRTYPTKIESGMVWIQI, encoded by the coding sequence ATGAGCGAATGGGTGAAGGTTTGCGAGGCAGGCGACATCGAAGAGGAGGACGTCATCCGGTTCGATCACGGGGATCGGACGTTTGCCGTTTACCGCACGGAGGACGGCAGCTATTACGCCACGGACGGATTTTGCACGCATGAGCGCGTCCACCTGGCGAACGGGCTCGTCATGGGCAGCACGATCGAATGCCCGAAGCATAACGGGCGGTTCGACATCCCGACCGGAGCGGCGAAGCGGGCTCCGGTATGCGTCGATTTGCGGACGTATCCGACGAAGATCGAATCGGGCATGGTGTGGATTCAAATTTAA
- a CDS encoding NAD(P)/FAD-dependent oxidoreductase, whose amino-acid sequence MNDYGMAIVGAGEAGVRAALELREQGWNGSITLIGGEGRLPYERPPLSKQCLTEEDDLPPVDIVNEQTLADQRIRYVSGASAVSVDRANHRIVLSDGGELGYERLLIATGASPRRLSLPGSGTDYVLYLRTYADAIALRRALQPGRRIAVIGGGFIGLETAASAVKRGCRVHLIEAAPRILMRGVPEPIAQAMEARHREAGVELTIGVGLERIDREGGEFVVALADGRSIRADAVVAGIGAVPETALAAGAGLAIDNGIRVDEALFTSDPDILAAGDCCSFPHPLYGGRRIRLEAWRNARDQGAHAARNMLGGSPVPYAAVPWFWSDQYDLTIQVAGLAGMAEGLEQTVLRDLGAEGKLYFHLGEDGTLRAVSGVGPEGAVGKDIRLAEMLIERRARVSRDAAADPAVKLKGLLRGL is encoded by the coding sequence ATGAACGACTACGGAATGGCGATCGTCGGCGCGGGGGAGGCCGGCGTGCGCGCGGCGCTCGAGCTGCGCGAGCAGGGCTGGAACGGATCGATCACGTTGATCGGCGGGGAGGGGCGTCTTCCTTATGAACGGCCGCCGCTGTCGAAGCAATGTTTGACGGAGGAGGACGACCTGCCGCCGGTGGATATCGTCAACGAGCAGACGCTGGCCGACCAGCGGATTCGCTATGTGTCCGGAGCGTCGGCAGTGTCCGTCGACCGCGCGAATCATCGGATCGTCCTGTCGGACGGGGGCGAGCTTGGGTATGAGCGGCTGCTGATCGCCACCGGCGCTTCGCCGCGCCGGCTGTCTCTGCCGGGCTCGGGCACGGACTACGTGCTTTATTTGCGGACGTATGCGGACGCGATCGCGCTGCGCCGGGCGCTGCAGCCGGGGCGGCGCATCGCCGTCATCGGCGGCGGGTTTATCGGCCTCGAGACGGCGGCGAGCGCGGTGAAGCGGGGCTGCCGCGTCCACTTGATCGAGGCGGCGCCGCGAATTTTGATGCGCGGGGTGCCGGAGCCGATCGCGCAGGCGATGGAGGCGCGGCATCGCGAGGCGGGCGTCGAGTTGACGATCGGCGTCGGGCTGGAGCGCATCGATAGGGAAGGCGGGGAATTCGTCGTCGCGCTGGCGGACGGCCGTTCGATTCGGGCCGATGCGGTCGTCGCGGGGATCGGCGCTGTGCCGGAGACCGCGCTCGCCGCTGGGGCGGGCCTTGCGATTGACAACGGGATCCGCGTCGACGAGGCGCTGTTTACGAGCGACCCTGACATCCTCGCCGCGGGCGACTGCTGCTCGTTCCCGCATCCGCTGTACGGCGGAAGACGCATCCGGCTGGAGGCGTGGCGGAACGCCCGGGATCAGGGCGCGCATGCGGCCCGGAACATGCTGGGCGGCTCGCCTGTGCCGTACGCCGCGGTGCCGTGGTTCTGGTCCGACCAGTACGATCTCACGATTCAGGTTGCGGGATTGGCGGGGATGGCGGAGGGCCTGGAGCAAACCGTGCTGCGCGATCTTGGCGCCGAAGGCAAGCTGTATTTTCACCTGGGCGAGGACGGGACGCTTCGCGCGGTCAGCGGCGTCGGCCCGGAAGGCGCCGTGGGCAAAGACATCCGTCTGGCCGAAATGCTGATCGAGCGCCGGGCGCGTGTTTCTCGCGATGCGGCGGCCGATCCGGCGGTGAAGCTGAAGGGGCTGCTCCGCGGCTTGTAA
- a CDS encoding aldo/keto reductase encodes MKYTTFGRTGRTVSRLGYGAMGLGGVFGQHDEKEMIRSVLFSLDRGVSLIDTARNYGDSERILGKALREWTGEKPFIASKIQSRGPGNLGWGQPIPVETAFPPGWLRESTEISLRELGVETIDLMQLHQYWPQWDSVDYWMEELVRLKEEGKIGAIGVSLPDQRHDLALTLVRSGKIDAVQTVFNIFDPVALDCLVPICQEHNVAVIARCILDEGGLTGFLQEDTSFEEGDFRKSYFDYLPRSVYIERVQRLKDAFVPAYAGSLAELAIKFALHHPGVTTAITSMHVPRYAEENIAAVDAEPLPEDVFETIRRHHRWVRNFYETKYWI; translated from the coding sequence ATGAAATATACGACGTTCGGCCGAACGGGGAGAACGGTGTCCCGGCTCGGTTACGGCGCCATGGGCTTGGGGGGCGTCTTCGGGCAGCATGACGAGAAAGAGATGATTCGTTCCGTATTGTTCAGCTTGGATCGGGGAGTGAGCTTGATCGATACGGCGCGCAATTACGGGGATTCCGAACGGATTTTGGGCAAGGCGCTTCGCGAATGGACGGGCGAGAAGCCGTTCATCGCCTCCAAAATTCAATCCCGGGGTCCGGGTAATTTAGGATGGGGCCAGCCGATTCCGGTGGAGACGGCGTTCCCGCCGGGCTGGCTTCGCGAGAGCACCGAAATTTCGCTGCGCGAATTGGGCGTCGAGACGATCGACCTCATGCAGCTTCATCAATATTGGCCGCAGTGGGATTCCGTCGACTATTGGATGGAGGAGCTCGTCCGTTTGAAGGAGGAAGGGAAGATCGGCGCCATCGGCGTCTCGCTGCCGGATCAGCGGCATGATCTAGCGTTGACGTTGGTTCGCAGCGGCAAGATCGACGCGGTGCAGACGGTGTTTAACATTTTCGATCCCGTCGCTCTCGATTGCCTAGTCCCGATCTGCCAAGAGCACAACGTCGCGGTCATCGCGCGCTGCATCCTGGACGAGGGCGGCCTGACCGGCTTCTTGCAGGAGGATACGTCGTTCGAGGAAGGCGACTTCCGCAAATCGTATTTCGATTATTTGCCGAGATCGGTTTATATCGAACGCGTACAGCGGCTGAAGGACGCCTTCGTGCCCGCGTATGCCGGCAGTCTCGCGGAGCTGGCGATTAAATTCGCGCTGCACCATCCGGGCGTGACGACGGCGATTACGTCGATGCACGTGCCGCGCTACGCCGAGGAGAATATCGCCGCGGTCGACGCCGAGCCGCTGCCGGAAGACGTGTTTGAGACGATTCGGCGCCATCATCGATGGGTGAGGAACTTTTATGAAACCAAGTACTGGATCTGA